One window of Streptomyces sp. FIT100 genomic DNA carries:
- a CDS encoding mobile element transfer protein has protein sequence MPARDHFHSVMRIGPVQIGTHRDRHGRTKHAAVCTADRCGWSADYASQTAAQLAARTHRCRITD, from the coding sequence ATGCCCGCTCGCGACCACTTCCACTCCGTGATGCGGATCGGTCCCGTACAGATCGGCACCCACCGCGACCGGCACGGCCGCACCAAGCACGCCGCCGTATGCACCGCCGACCGCTGCGGCTGGTCCGCCGACTACGCCAGCCAGACGGCTGCCCAGCTCGCCGCCCGCACCCACCGCTGCCGCATCACCGACTGA
- a CDS encoding SpdD-like protein: MLRPKIPTMPTPTGIVTPPTANPTAIVQHTPAPASVVPAAPPRPTVQLTPGALVALVGGGTAVVLVVGAVLVSMLLAVAITAASVAVCAVVLRSLLASETKRR, from the coding sequence ATGCTCCGCCCGAAGATCCCCACCATGCCGACACCGACCGGCATCGTCACCCCGCCCACCGCCAATCCGACCGCGATCGTCCAGCACACCCCGGCCCCGGCATCCGTCGTCCCGGCGGCGCCGCCCCGCCCCACCGTGCAACTCACGCCCGGCGCTCTGGTCGCCCTCGTCGGTGGCGGCACCGCCGTGGTGCTCGTCGTCGGCGCCGTCCTGGTCTCGATGCTCCTCGCGGTTGCCATCACCGCCGCCTCGGTCGCGGTCTGCGCCGTCGTGCTCCGCTCGCTGCTCGCCTCCGAGACCAAGCGCCGCTGA
- the xerC gene encoding tyrosine recombinase XerC, producing the protein MGGMSGKRGNGEGSIYPYKGGYAAYVWVTKPDGKRARKYAYGKTREEVHEKWLNLHAEAKKGPVATRHRTLAAFLSYWLDSIVKPNLAPLSYVSYEGYVRLYIAPHLGAKRLDKLTVRDVREWLTKLATICQCCAQGKDAKREAYRRKCCAVGDCCESYPSRRVIQGSRDALRAALTHAVTEEEISKNVASLVKVPKPRRRRIKPWSVAEAGRFLADAAARDDHLFAAWVLVLCLGLRRGEVLGLTWKSVDFETGELYVDHQIQRAGRQILHRETKTEDSDDFLPLPTLCLKALRMRRAQQLGDRKAAGELWQDGHDLIFTTKYGTPIEPGNLTRMFALRARRAGLRVIPLRNTRHTCSSLLVALKVHPKVAQRILRHSQIAMTMEVYAEASEEEVRAAIGKLSDAMGGTG; encoded by the coding sequence GTGGGCGGCATGAGCGGCAAGCGTGGCAACGGCGAGGGCTCCATCTACCCGTACAAGGGCGGCTACGCGGCCTACGTCTGGGTCACCAAGCCGGACGGGAAGCGGGCCAGGAAGTACGCCTACGGCAAGACCCGCGAGGAGGTCCACGAGAAGTGGCTCAACCTCCATGCCGAGGCGAAGAAGGGCCCGGTCGCCACCCGGCATCGAACGCTCGCGGCGTTCCTCTCGTACTGGCTCGACTCGATCGTGAAGCCCAACCTCGCCCCGCTGTCGTATGTCTCGTACGAGGGCTACGTGCGGCTCTACATCGCCCCTCATCTCGGCGCGAAGCGGCTCGACAAGCTCACCGTGCGGGACGTGCGCGAGTGGCTGACCAAGCTCGCGACCATCTGCCAGTGCTGCGCCCAGGGCAAGGACGCAAAGCGGGAGGCTTACCGGCGGAAGTGCTGCGCGGTCGGCGACTGCTGCGAGTCATACCCGTCCCGCCGGGTGATCCAGGGTTCCCGCGATGCCCTGCGGGCCGCGTTGACCCACGCCGTGACCGAGGAGGAGATCAGCAAGAACGTCGCCTCCCTCGTGAAGGTGCCCAAGCCTCGTCGCCGCCGGATCAAGCCGTGGTCCGTCGCCGAGGCAGGCCGGTTCCTGGCCGATGCCGCCGCCCGGGATGACCACCTCTTCGCGGCCTGGGTGCTCGTGCTGTGCCTCGGGCTCCGCCGTGGTGAGGTGCTCGGCCTGACGTGGAAGTCCGTCGACTTCGAAACCGGCGAGCTGTACGTGGATCACCAGATCCAGCGCGCTGGGCGTCAGATCCTCCACCGCGAGACCAAGACGGAGGACTCGGACGACTTCCTGCCTCTGCCGACACTCTGCCTCAAGGCCCTGCGCATGCGCCGCGCCCAGCAGCTTGGGGACCGGAAAGCCGCCGGGGAGCTCTGGCAGGACGGCCATGACCTGATCTTCACCACGAAGTACGGCACGCCGATCGAGCCGGGGAACCTGACCCGCATGTTCGCTCTGCGTGCCCGTCGCGCCGGGCTCCGGGTGATCCCACTCCGGAACACCCGGCACACATGCAGCTCGCTCCTGGTCGCCCTCAAGGTCCACCCGAAGGTGGCTCAGCGCATCCTGCGGCACTCCCAGATCGCCATGACGATGGAGGTCTACGCCGAGGCGAGCGAGGAAGAAGTACGCGCCGCGATCGGCAAACTGTCCGACGCGATGGGCGGTACCGGCTGA
- the repSA gene encoding replication initiator protein RepSA yields MTDTATLAGLDPVILSDVLRVAGAPGFDRWKDQVHRTGGCSDPIHLTGWTLAKDKTTGETLRRYSTDTEPDGRLRVACGNRRASRCPSCAYTYAGDTYHLIRAGLAGDESKDIPATVRDHPRVFTTLTAPSFGPVHNRPDRGVCRCGTRHLEDAPALGTALDPATYDYAGTVLFNNHAGQLWQRFTTRLRREIAARAGLSQRDLKDVLRLSYGKVAEFQKRGAIHFHAVIRLDGPDGPDTAPPSWATVQLLTDAIRAAVAHSYTSITVPAAGDQPRRPFRWGQQLDIRPVKAFGDGSDITEQAVASYVAKYATKAAESTGSLDRRIGNREVLHLLDVPDHPRRLIEACLELAPLYPDRKLDTWAHMLGFRGHFSTKSRRYSTTLGALRQIRADYRAAQDQDALGDPDTVLVLASWEYAGHGHTPGESVLAATIARDLQLNRETAREALQDQLALEGVTA; encoded by the coding sequence GTGACCGACACCGCCACCCTGGCGGGCCTGGACCCGGTCATCCTCAGCGATGTGCTGCGGGTGGCCGGGGCCCCCGGCTTCGACCGCTGGAAAGACCAGGTGCACCGCACCGGCGGGTGCTCCGACCCGATCCACCTCACCGGCTGGACCCTCGCCAAGGACAAGACAACCGGCGAGACACTGCGCCGGTACTCGACCGACACCGAGCCCGACGGACGACTCCGCGTCGCGTGCGGCAACCGCCGTGCCTCCCGCTGCCCTTCCTGCGCCTACACCTACGCGGGGGACACCTACCACCTCATCCGCGCGGGCCTGGCCGGTGACGAGTCCAAAGACATCCCCGCCACCGTCCGGGACCACCCCCGGGTGTTCACCACCCTCACCGCACCGTCGTTCGGCCCGGTTCACAACCGTCCCGACCGTGGCGTCTGCCGCTGCGGTACCCGCCACCTCGAAGACGCCCCGGCCCTCGGCACCGCGTTAGACCCGGCCACGTACGACTACGCCGGAACAGTCCTCTTCAACAACCACGCAGGCCAGCTGTGGCAGCGCTTCACCACCCGGCTCCGCCGCGAGATCGCTGCCCGCGCCGGACTCTCCCAGCGTGACCTCAAAGATGTGCTGCGCCTCTCCTACGGCAAGGTCGCCGAGTTCCAGAAGCGCGGAGCGATCCACTTCCACGCTGTGATCCGCCTCGACGGACCCGACGGCCCCGACACGGCACCGCCCTCCTGGGCCACCGTGCAGCTGCTCACCGATGCGATCCGCGCCGCCGTCGCCCACTCCTACACCTCGATCACCGTCCCGGCCGCCGGGGACCAGCCCCGCCGGCCGTTCCGCTGGGGTCAACAGCTCGACATCCGACCGGTCAAAGCCTTCGGCGACGGCTCCGACATCACCGAACAGGCCGTCGCCTCCTACGTCGCCAAGTACGCCACCAAAGCCGCCGAATCAACCGGCAGCCTCGACCGCCGCATCGGCAACCGGGAAGTCCTCCACCTCCTGGACGTGCCCGACCACCCCCGCCGCCTCATCGAAGCCTGCCTCGAACTCGCCCCGCTCTACCCCGACCGGAAGCTGGACACCTGGGCCCACATGCTCGGCTTCCGCGGCCACTTCTCCACCAAATCCCGCCGCTACTCCACCACCCTCGGCGCCCTCCGCCAGATCCGAGCCGACTACCGCGCCGCCCAGGACCAAGACGCCCTCGGCGACCCCGACACCGTGCTCGTCCTCGCCTCCTGGGAGTACGCCGGACACGGCCACACCCCCGGCGAATCCGTCCTCGCCGCCACGATCGCCAGAGACCTCCAGCTCAACCGCGAAACCGCCCGCGAAGCCCTGCAAGACCAACTCGCCCTGGAAGGAGTCACCGCATGA
- a CDS encoding PAS domain-containing protein yields MSSRPSRGAARLAAILDALPDGLVLVNCNGTVVNANTIALEMFETPGTALVGRGLLDLLPSFDSKLIPGSMRRPEAADERGRTKPTRMVARRTDGSEFPAEVTSASLEDGREAYASYGSGGSGGGGTGASYTGDELLMLVVRDLSGAMDTEAELARSQRQTEMILRAAAEGVVGTDTEGRVVLVNPAAAQILGFRASDLGGKELHPLILHSRPDGESFPYEESPLADTLKSGRKHRVRGQVLYAKDGSQVPVDLTTAPVRDGDQLVGAVMTFTDRRPYEQQARKHAAEITERDERHSAELAELTGKHAAELGGLTEKHAAELADRTAELADKTERYAAEAEERDERLASLTARHDQLTAVLGDALRGPLEELRGELGKLAADPAGQLWPEANQILHHLAAGYARMTTLVDNVLGFQRLHAGAEPLLRANVLLDGVVAAGVDGAVELIGPGRAQFAVHAPPIEAEVDAARLATALAHLIADVAGVDSTGRTRVVAAGAAGGYVDSTIVVAAAQRGDVVRIEVRGPYPGGDPVHEPIVRGIVTAHGGVLQTHEVPGMSGSAYVLEVPLGEGAGTVTPPPPAEIAQAAPVGTSGNVSGSTSGNVSGGGGRRRARRASTDAFLESPMDPEATGEPSGRRRAAGHADGDSDGGAGAGAGPGAGAGNGAGAGGAGGGTGRRRGRPSPAETADGAVVTAAEGAAGGGRPALGDTVPPQGMAPEAQTGRPTGRRARRAEASSLPALPAAPNAPTTPNAPTAPEGATAGQDNAGIPVPGPGAAPAATGWPVPGQNNPPAETGAGALEPAGAIAQPAGRRARRALGGPSAGSGTSASTGAGAQEQVRSNQAAQVRSAFALPPADADRVPAPVPPTAPAAPATPVAPVAPVAERRHDAAPVAAGTDHTPPQPHPVPTGRRRARPAAAPEPEWTANGTSTSGHGPAVNEGAAAPAQAGGGDSGSVPLPPSALTPAPAPTPASAAPLAPAAPAAPGEPRRAAQPLPAEAPLPADASLGRSFSVRTLGQGVPFAQHAAGQSGQTGQSAAVAPPRQAPPSPSPNGTLGQNPSQSQTLAGRRRKLATPPESDSRGERALPETTARPHPQLQPTPTPGQSGQSGHLAQPQQPLQRLAAPAEGRAYAIGAPDEGAEGPEPLDGPGGAVEVANQPAPVPVDDELPPEPLDNPRRLLVWPAPDVATQQALSDRGYRPVIVHSREEVDAQIAAFPAALFVDPLTGPITRTALQSLRRAAVAAEVPVLLAAGLGQATREAAYGADPAVLLKALAPRDSEQHPSRVLLIEEHNDIATALTATLERRGMQVGRAGGDADAVALAQQMRPNLVVMDLMQVRRRRAGIIDWLRANGQLNHTPLVVYTSAGLDRAELPSLSSGETVLFLAERSTSAEVQERIVDLLAKIGTN; encoded by the coding sequence GTGAGCAGCAGGCCATCCCGAGGCGCTGCTCGCCTCGCAGCCATACTCGACGCTCTCCCGGACGGGCTCGTCCTGGTCAACTGCAACGGCACGGTGGTCAACGCCAACACCATCGCCTTGGAGATGTTCGAGACGCCGGGTACGGCGCTGGTGGGGCGAGGGCTCCTCGATCTGCTCCCGTCCTTCGACTCGAAGCTGATCCCGGGCTCGATGCGGCGCCCCGAGGCCGCCGACGAGCGCGGCCGTACGAAGCCCACCCGGATGGTCGCGCGGCGCACCGACGGCAGCGAGTTCCCCGCCGAGGTCACCAGCGCGAGCCTGGAGGACGGCCGGGAGGCGTACGCCTCGTACGGCAGCGGTGGCAGCGGGGGCGGCGGCACCGGCGCCAGCTACACCGGCGACGAGCTGCTCATGCTGGTCGTGCGCGATCTCTCCGGCGCCATGGACACCGAGGCCGAACTCGCCCGTTCCCAGCGGCAGACCGAGATGATCCTGCGGGCCGCCGCCGAGGGTGTCGTCGGTACGGACACCGAGGGCCGGGTCGTGCTCGTGAACCCTGCCGCCGCGCAGATCCTGGGCTTCCGCGCCAGCGACCTGGGCGGCAAGGAGCTGCACCCGCTGATCCTGCACTCGCGGCCGGACGGCGAGTCGTTCCCGTACGAGGAGTCGCCGCTCGCGGACACGCTCAAATCAGGGCGCAAGCACCGGGTCCGCGGGCAGGTGCTGTACGCGAAGGACGGCTCGCAGGTACCCGTCGACCTGACGACGGCGCCGGTGCGGGACGGGGACCAGCTGGTCGGCGCGGTGATGACGTTCACCGACCGGCGGCCCTACGAGCAGCAGGCGCGCAAGCACGCCGCCGAGATCACCGAGCGCGACGAGCGGCACTCCGCGGAGCTCGCGGAGCTGACCGGGAAGCACGCCGCGGAGCTCGGCGGCCTCACCGAGAAGCACGCGGCCGAGCTCGCGGACAGGACGGCCGAGCTGGCCGACAAGACGGAGCGGTACGCGGCGGAGGCCGAGGAGCGCGACGAGCGCCTCGCCTCGCTCACCGCCCGTCACGACCAGCTGACCGCCGTCCTCGGCGATGCGCTGCGCGGGCCGCTGGAGGAGCTGCGCGGCGAGCTCGGGAAGCTCGCCGCCGACCCGGCAGGGCAGCTGTGGCCCGAGGCCAACCAGATCCTGCACCACCTCGCCGCCGGGTACGCCCGGATGACCACGCTGGTCGACAACGTCCTCGGCTTCCAGCGCCTGCACGCGGGCGCCGAGCCGCTGCTGCGGGCGAACGTGCTGCTCGACGGGGTCGTGGCGGCGGGTGTCGACGGCGCGGTCGAACTGATCGGCCCGGGGCGCGCTCAGTTCGCGGTGCACGCCCCGCCGATCGAGGCCGAGGTGGACGCGGCACGGCTGGCAACGGCCCTGGCCCATCTGATCGCGGACGTCGCCGGGGTCGACTCGACCGGCAGGACCCGGGTCGTGGCGGCCGGGGCGGCCGGCGGCTACGTCGACTCGACGATCGTGGTCGCGGCGGCGCAGCGCGGCGATGTCGTACGGATCGAGGTGCGCGGACCGTACCCGGGGGGCGACCCGGTGCACGAGCCGATCGTCCGCGGGATCGTGACCGCGCACGGCGGTGTGCTGCAGACGCACGAGGTGCCGGGGATGAGCGGCAGCGCGTACGTGCTGGAGGTGCCGCTGGGGGAGGGCGCGGGCACGGTGACGCCGCCGCCGCCCGCCGAGATCGCGCAGGCCGCTCCGGTCGGTACGTCCGGCAACGTGTCCGGGAGCACGTCCGGGAACGTTTCCGGTGGCGGCGGGCGCAGGCGTGCGCGGCGGGCGTCCACGGACGCGTTCCTGGAGAGCCCCATGGATCCGGAGGCGACCGGCGAACCGTCGGGGCGGCGCCGGGCAGCCGGTCATGCGGACGGGGACTCCGACGGCGGTGCGGGTGCTGGTGCGGGTCCCGGTGCGGGTGCTGGTAACGGCGCCGGTGCGGGCGGCGCGGGCGGCGGCACCGGCCGTCGTCGCGGACGTCCGAGCCCGGCCGAGACGGCCGATGGCGCCGTCGTCACCGCGGCGGAAGGGGCCGCCGGGGGCGGGCGCCCCGCGCTGGGCGACACCGTCCCGCCGCAGGGCATGGCCCCGGAGGCGCAGACCGGCCGGCCCACCGGCCGTCGGGCCCGGCGGGCCGAGGCGTCGTCGTTGCCCGCGCTGCCGGCGGCCCCGAACGCCCCGACTACCCCGAACGCCCCGACGGCGCCGGAGGGCGCGACCGCCGGACAGGACAACGCAGGCATCCCCGTGCCCGGGCCCGGCGCGGCGCCTGCCGCCACCGGATGGCCCGTACCCGGCCAGAACAATCCGCCGGCCGAGACCGGCGCCGGCGCGTTGGAGCCGGCGGGGGCCATCGCGCAGCCGGCCGGGCGCCGTGCGCGAAGGGCACTCGGCGGGCCGAGCGCGGGTTCGGGCACGAGCGCGAGCACGGGTGCCGGTGCGCAGGAGCAGGTCAGGAGCAACCAGGCCGCGCAGGTGCGCAGCGCCTTCGCGCTGCCGCCTGCCGACGCCGACCGGGTACCCGCTCCGGTCCCACCGACGGCCCCGGCCGCCCCGGCTACCCCGGTCGCCCCGGTCGCCCCGGTCGCCGAGCGGCGCCACGACGCCGCACCCGTCGCGGCGGGCACCGACCACACCCCTCCGCAGCCGCACCCCGTACCCACCGGGCGGCGCCGGGCGCGCCCGGCGGCAGCGCCGGAGCCGGAGTGGACCGCGAACGGAACGTCAACGTCCGGGCATGGCCCGGCCGTGAACGAGGGCGCCGCGGCACCCGCGCAGGCCGGAGGCGGCGACAGCGGCTCCGTACCGCTGCCTCCCTCGGCTCTCACTCCCGCTCCCGCGCCCACGCCTGCTTCGGCCGCCCCTCTCGCTCCTGCCGCTCCTGCTGCTCCCGGTGAGCCGCGGCGTGCCGCGCAGCCGCTGCCCGCGGAGGCACCGCTGCCCGCAGACGCCTCGCTCGGCAGGTCGTTCAGTGTGCGCACGCTCGGCCAGGGCGTACCGTTCGCCCAGCATGCCGCCGGGCAGAGCGGACAGACCGGGCAGAGTGCCGCTGTCGCGCCGCCACGGCAGGCGCCGCCGTCACCTTCGCCGAACGGCACGCTCGGGCAGAACCCGTCACAGAGCCAGACGCTCGCGGGCCGCCGCCGAAAGCTGGCCACCCCGCCCGAGAGCGACAGCCGCGGGGAGCGCGCGCTTCCCGAGACGACCGCCCGCCCGCACCCGCAGCTCCAGCCGACGCCCACGCCGGGGCAGTCCGGGCAGTCCGGGCATTTGGCGCAGCCCCAGCAGCCCTTGCAGCGGCTCGCCGCCCCGGCCGAGGGCAGGGCTTACGCGATCGGCGCGCCGGACGAGGGCGCCGAAGGGCCCGAGCCGCTCGACGGCCCCGGCGGCGCCGTCGAGGTCGCGAACCAGCCCGCCCCCGTACCCGTGGACGACGAGCTTCCACCGGAGCCGCTGGACAACCCGCGCCGACTGCTCGTCTGGCCCGCGCCGGACGTCGCCACGCAGCAGGCCCTGAGCGACCGCGGCTACCGCCCCGTGATCGTGCACTCGCGCGAGGAGGTGGACGCGCAGATCGCGGCGTTCCCCGCGGCGCTCTTCGTCGACCCGCTGACCGGCCCCATCACCCGTACCGCGCTCCAGTCGCTGCGCCGGGCGGCGGTCGCGGCCGAGGTGCCGGTGCTGCTCGCGGCCGGTCTGGGGCAGGCGACGCGCGAGGCGGCATACGGCGCCGACCCCGCCGTACTGCTGAAGGCGCTGGCGCCGCGCGACAGCGAGCAGCATCCGTCGCGGGTGCTGCTGATCGAGGAGCACAACGACATCGCGACCGCGCTGACGGCGACGCTGGAGCGGCGCGGGATGCAGGTCGGGCGGGCCGGGGGCGACGCGGACGCGGTCGCGCTGGCGCAGCAGATGCGGCCGAACCTGGTGGTGATGGACCTGATGCAGGTACGCCGCCGGAGGGCCGGGATCATCGACTGGCTGCGGGCGAACGGCCAGCTGAACCACACCCCGCTCGTCGTCTACACCTCGGCCGGACTCGACCGTGCCGAGCTGCCCTCGCTGTCGTCGGGCGAGACCGTGCTGTTCCTCGCGGAGCGTTCCACGAGCGCCGAGGTGCAGGAGCGGATCGTGGACCTGCTCGCGAAGATCGGTACGAACTGA
- a CDS encoding DUF2637 domain-containing protein translates to MTRSLRVDAVLVQAVIAGALSFAHLHDLAAAAGQTGWKAWAYPVSVDLLLVAAWRRLRNDGPSRLAWCWFLIALVASLGANVATAGFLDLQHPPAWLRFGIAGWPALAFLGGTLLAHSPAVADPDPEPEPTESAPAEPAPAAEPAPVEPSAPAPALPAAPEPAPEPAPAVPAALVDHARKVADDHHARTGSPIDTDTLRARLGVPGPMADAIAAQLA, encoded by the coding sequence ATGACCCGCTCACTCCGCGTCGACGCCGTCCTGGTGCAAGCCGTGATTGCCGGGGCGCTGTCCTTCGCCCACCTGCACGACCTCGCCGCCGCTGCCGGACAGACCGGATGGAAGGCATGGGCCTACCCGGTCAGTGTCGACCTGCTCCTGGTCGCCGCCTGGCGCCGACTGCGTAACGACGGACCCTCCCGGCTGGCCTGGTGCTGGTTCCTCATCGCACTGGTCGCCTCGCTCGGCGCGAACGTCGCCACCGCCGGGTTCCTCGACCTCCAGCACCCGCCCGCGTGGCTGCGCTTCGGCATCGCCGGATGGCCCGCGCTCGCCTTCCTCGGTGGCACGCTCCTCGCCCACTCCCCGGCCGTGGCCGACCCCGACCCCGAGCCTGAACCGACGGAGAGTGCGCCGGCCGAACCGGCCCCCGCTGCTGAGCCTGCGCCCGTAGAGCCCTCGGCACCTGCCCCGGCCCTGCCCGCAGCCCCCGAGCCCGCTCCCGAACCGGCTCCCGCCGTCCCGGCCGCGCTGGTCGACCACGCCCGCAAGGTCGCCGACGACCACCACGCCCGTACCGGCAGCCCGATCGACACCGACACCCTGCGTGCCCGCCTCGGCGTCCCCGGCCCGATGGCCGACGCCATCGCCGCCCAACTCGCCTGA
- a CDS encoding subtilase-type protease inhibitor, whose translation MLRRLALTTAATAALVVTAPGTAVSASAAAFEPLPLPLLQSQSQSQETEDRLTLTTTETGNPKANGTFELTCGPVGGTHPEAEAACGRLAELSEGGGDPFEGIPGDSMCTQMYGGRATARITGTWQGRAVEAAYDRTNGCEIDRWEKLEPVLPTART comes from the coding sequence ATGCTGCGCCGCCTCGCTCTCACCACCGCCGCGACCGCCGCGCTCGTCGTCACCGCCCCGGGTACGGCCGTGTCCGCGTCCGCTGCCGCTTTCGAGCCGCTGCCACTGCCGCTGCTGCAGTCGCAGTCGCAGTCGCAGGAGACGGAGGACCGGCTCACGCTGACCACCACGGAGACCGGCAATCCGAAGGCCAACGGCACCTTCGAGCTGACCTGCGGTCCGGTGGGCGGTACGCACCCCGAGGCGGAGGCCGCCTGCGGTCGGCTGGCGGAGCTGAGCGAGGGCGGGGGTGACCCCTTCGAGGGGATTCCAGGGGACTCGATGTGCACCCAGATGTACGGCGGACGGGCCACCGCGCGGATCACCGGGACCTGGCAGGGGCGCGCCGTCGAGGCCGCCTACGACCGCACGAACGGCTGCGAGATCGACCGGTGGGAGAAGCTGGAGCCGGTCCTGCCGACCGCCAGGACGTAA
- a CDS encoding long-chain fatty acid--CoA ligase yields MLSTMQDVPLTVTRILKHGMAIHGTSQVTTWTGEAEPQRRTYRELGERTAQLAHALREDLGVEGDQRIATLMWNNAEHVEAYYAIPCMGAVLHTLNLRLPVEQLVFIVNHAADRVVIVNGSLLPLLAPLLPQLPTVEHIVVSGPGDRSVLEGARAQVHEYEELIAGKPVTYDWPELDERSAAAMCYTSGTTGDPKGVVYSHRSIYLHSMQVNMAQSMGLTDSDTSLVVVPQFHVNAWGLPHAVLMTGVNMLMPDRFLQPGPLAEMIETEKPTHAAAVPTIWQGLLAELTAKPRDVSSLTQVTIGGSACPPSLMEAFDSLGMRVCHAWGMTETSPLGTIARPPAHAVGTDAELGYRLTQGRFPAGVEARLRGPADEFLPWDGESAGELEVRGPWIAGAYYGGAASGEPDGALRPEDKFSEDGWLKTGDVGVISPEGFLTLTDRAKDVIKSGGEWISSVELENALMAHPEVAEAAVVAVPDAKWGERPLATVVLKDGATADYASLKEFLAGKIAKWQLPERWAIIPAVPKTSVGKFDKKVIRRQYAEGELDVTHV; encoded by the coding sequence GTGCTGAGCACCATGCAGGACGTACCGCTGACCGTCACTCGCATCCTGAAGCACGGGATGGCGATCCACGGCACTTCACAGGTCACGACATGGACCGGTGAGGCCGAGCCGCAGCGCCGCACGTATCGCGAACTCGGCGAGCGCACCGCGCAGTTGGCACACGCCCTGCGCGAGGACCTCGGCGTCGAGGGCGACCAGCGCATCGCCACGCTGATGTGGAACAACGCCGAGCACGTGGAGGCGTACTACGCGATCCCCTGCATGGGTGCGGTGCTGCACACGCTCAACCTCCGGCTCCCCGTCGAGCAGTTGGTCTTCATCGTCAACCACGCCGCCGACCGGGTCGTGATCGTCAACGGCTCCCTGCTGCCGCTGCTCGCCCCGCTGCTGCCGCAGCTGCCGACCGTCGAGCACATCGTCGTGTCCGGCCCGGGCGACCGCTCGGTCCTTGAGGGCGCGCGGGCGCAGGTCCACGAGTACGAGGAGCTGATCGCCGGGAAGCCGGTGACGTACGACTGGCCGGAGCTGGACGAGAGGTCCGCCGCGGCCATGTGCTACACCTCCGGCACCACCGGCGACCCCAAGGGCGTCGTCTACTCCCACCGCTCCATCTATCTGCACTCGATGCAGGTCAACATGGCCCAGTCGATGGGGCTCACGGACTCCGACACCAGCCTGGTGGTCGTCCCGCAGTTCCATGTCAACGCCTGGGGACTGCCGCACGCCGTCCTGATGACCGGCGTGAACATGCTGATGCCCGACCGCTTCCTCCAGCCGGGCCCGCTCGCCGAGATGATCGAGACCGAGAAGCCGACCCACGCCGCCGCGGTCCCCACCATCTGGCAGGGGCTGCTCGCCGAGCTCACCGCGAAACCGCGGGATGTCAGCTCCCTCACCCAGGTCACCATCGGCGGCTCCGCCTGCCCGCCGTCCCTCATGGAGGCGTTCGACAGCCTGGGCATGCGCGTCTGCCACGCCTGGGGCATGACGGAGACCTCCCCGCTCGGCACGATCGCCCGTCCGCCGGCCCATGCGGTCGGCACCGACGCGGAGTTGGGGTACCGCCTCACCCAGGGGCGGTTCCCGGCCGGTGTGGAGGCGCGGCTGCGCGGCCCGGCCGATGAGTTCCTGCCGTGGGACGGCGAGTCCGCCGGCGAGCTGGAGGTGCGCGGCCCGTGGATCGCGGGCGCGTACTACGGCGGCGCGGCGTCCGGCGAGCCGGACGGGGCGCTGAGGCCCGAGGACAAGTTCAGCGAGGACGGCTGGCTGAAGACCGGTGACGTCGGCGTCATCAGCCCCGAGGGCTTCCTCACCCTCACCGACCGGGCCAAGGACGTCATCAAGTCCGGCGGTGAGTGGATCTCCTCCGTCGAGCTGGAGAACGCACTGATGGCGCACCCCGAGGTGGCGGAGGCGGCCGTCGTCGCCGTCCCGGACGCGAAGTGGGGCGAGCGCCCGCTGGCCACGGTCGTCCTCAAGGACGGTGCGACGGCCGACTACGCGTCGCTGAAGGAGTTCCTCGCCGGCAAGATCGCGAAGTGGCAGCTGCCGGAGCGCTGGGCGATCATCCCGGCGGTGCCGAAGACGAGCGTCGGGAAGTTCGACAAGAAGGTGATCCGCAGGCAGTACGCGGAGGGCGAGCTGGACGTCACGCACGTCTGA
- a CDS encoding excisionase family DNA-binding protein — MTSTVIERKWHTTAEVADMLGFGLSKTKMLVLTGEIRSVKVGRNRRILPAWVDEYVQRVTANTEGWAA; from the coding sequence ATGACCAGCACCGTGATCGAGCGGAAGTGGCACACCACCGCCGAGGTCGCCGACATGCTCGGCTTCGGCCTGTCCAAGACCAAGATGCTGGTGCTCACCGGGGAGATCCGCTCCGTCAAGGTCGGCCGTAACCGCCGCATCCTCCCCGCCTGGGTCGACGAGTACGTCCAGCGCGTCACCGCCAACACCGAAGGGTGGGCGGCATGA